Proteins encoded together in one Myxocyprinus asiaticus isolate MX2 ecotype Aquarium Trade chromosome 21, UBuf_Myxa_2, whole genome shotgun sequence window:
- the LOC127411672 gene encoding glia maturation factor beta-like, whose protein sequence is MSESLVVCEVDEDLVKKLRDFRFRKETNNAAIIMKIDKDKQLVILEEEHEDISPEDLKNELPERQPRFVVYSYKYQHDDGRVSYPLCFIFSSPVGCKPEQQMMYAGSKNKLVQTVELTKVFEIRNTEDLTEEWLREKLGFFR, encoded by the exons ATG agtGAGTCTTTAGTTGTGTGTGAGGTGGATGAAGATCTGGTGAAAAAGTTGAGGGATTTCCGCTTCAGGAAGGAAACCAACAATGCTGCCATCATCA TGAAGATTGATAAAGACAAACAGCTGGTGATTCTGGAGGAAGAGCATGAG GATATTTCCCCTGAAGACCTGAAGAATGAGCTACCCGAAAGACAGCCCAGAT TTGTAGTCTACAGCTATAAATACCAGCACGATGATGGGAGAGTGTCTTACCCCCTGTGTTTTATCTTCTCCAGTCCTGTtg GATGCAAACCTGAGCAACAGATGATGTATGCTGGCAGCAAAAACAAACTTGTGCAGACGGTTGAGCTGACCAAG GTGTTTGAGATCAGAAACACTGAAGATCTGACTGAGGAATGGCTCAGAGAGAAACTGGGCTTCTTCCGCTAA